One stretch of Roseimicrobium sp. ORNL1 DNA includes these proteins:
- a CDS encoding Dabb family protein — MVCQVSLFTLKPDVTPERLEEMMWTTRTTLLRIREILHLNVGKRIRAEDPWHWFVSLEVESLDKLAIAQDDPHYFKYVRDVIESSVDQSQVLTFEMEPRKDVKYS; from the coding sequence ATGGTTTGCCAGGTCTCACTCTTCACACTGAAGCCCGACGTCACGCCGGAGCGGCTTGAGGAAATGATGTGGACTACGCGCACGACGTTGCTGCGCATCCGCGAAATCCTTCACCTCAACGTCGGCAAACGCATCCGCGCCGAGGATCCATGGCATTGGTTCGTAAGCCTCGAAGTGGAGAGTCTGGATAAGCTCGCCATCGCCCAGGACGATCCTCACTACTTCAAGTATGTGCGTGATGTGATCGAGTCCAGTGTGGATCAGAGCCAGGTCCTTACCTTCGAGATGGAGCCGCGCAAGGACGTGAAGTACTCCTGA
- a CDS encoding glutaredoxin, with the protein MSQPKITAYLKTYCGWSEGVRAIFRKYDLPFEEKDIIKNPAFRWEMEQKSGQPLSPCVEVNGTMLADISGEEVEKWMIENNLLTQSDTAPDAPINSSCTDEQHAAMARGSVPGQIKFIA; encoded by the coding sequence ATGAGCCAGCCCAAGATCACTGCCTACCTGAAGACCTATTGCGGATGGAGCGAAGGCGTACGCGCCATCTTCCGCAAGTACGACCTGCCTTTCGAGGAGAAGGACATCATCAAGAACCCTGCCTTCCGCTGGGAAATGGAACAGAAGAGCGGCCAGCCCCTCAGTCCTTGCGTGGAAGTGAACGGCACCATGCTCGCAGACATCAGCGGCGAGGAAGTGGAGAAGTGGATGATCGAAAACAACCTGCTGACTCAAAGCGACACCGCTCCGGACGCTCCGATTAATTCGTCCTGCACAGACGAGCAGCACGCTGCCATGGCCCGTGGATCGGTGCCGGGACAGATCAAGTTCATTGCGTAG
- a CDS encoding right-handed parallel beta-helix repeat-containing protein, producing the protein MPDPKKPINLDDIDFGSTLRGHQKGDRVFDRFLLEKLLGRGGMGVVWLGTDERLGREVALKFAPEAVRYDDVAVDELKEETKKGLNLAHQNIVKIYDFLVDETHAAISMEFIDGENLGALRTRQPNKVFEVRQIAMWVGQFLDALDYAHRIAKVIHRDLKPANLMIDREGNLRVTDFGIARSISDAMNRATLGIGNSTGTLAYMSPQQADGKKPHVTDDLYAFGSTLYELLTGKPPFFTGNIISQLQHDPVTSLTERREEFGITDGEPIPVEWEQTILACLEKTPENRPASALAVRQRLGLAPACQPEVPPLPAVPGGSAAAGGSPTNFSHSAAHLPTGHGPTQTYVRPGAGLTEMSLPNRPIGAGHIKVGPGVTPVQPPTSSTQHHTTTQPAKKGGGILVAVGLVFLFFVLALVGGGWWVWNKTPYLKKLLGKEVAVSPLLDNPTPTPTPPGPGPAPTPTPPPTPPGPGPAPTPTPTPTPPGPGPAPTPTPTPPKVTSVQAMIDAAKSGDTVTVPEGIYEEQLKFKAGITLKAAVPGKVTVQTDGKSGAVLMVENCGSGSISGFVFQHTGTEITEKVNWPVALVKASTIVMDGCTIQAGLGDGLLVTGAGKSQFTKCIIRNNTTNGAIFESGASGSMSETEVRKNGESGVEVRFLGTAPVFSRCTFADNGLAGLIAKDGGSATVQDQTKVTKNGDPGIAGVGEGVTINVNGTELQGNTIGIAVMEGAKAKIQECIITESQQAGIQAQAPAAGSEFLNNTVQSGKLDGLLATGTSGTAITITGNKIKGNGGHGILIFGAGFKPKVEQNEISTNAGYGILAAEGVSGSVTDNTARGNHLGGVKNEGAGADIVIQGNLADESK; encoded by the coding sequence ATGCCCGACCCCAAGAAACCCATCAATCTGGACGACATCGACTTTGGCTCGACTCTTCGCGGCCATCAAAAGGGCGACCGGGTGTTCGACCGTTTCCTGCTGGAAAAGCTGCTGGGGCGCGGGGGCATGGGCGTGGTGTGGCTGGGAACCGATGAACGCCTGGGCCGCGAAGTGGCCCTGAAGTTCGCCCCGGAGGCCGTGCGCTACGACGACGTGGCGGTGGACGAACTGAAGGAAGAGACCAAGAAGGGGCTCAACCTCGCACACCAGAACATCGTCAAAATCTACGACTTCCTCGTGGATGAAACCCATGCCGCCATCAGCATGGAGTTCATTGATGGCGAGAACCTGGGCGCCCTGCGCACCCGCCAGCCAAACAAGGTGTTCGAGGTCCGCCAGATTGCGATGTGGGTGGGCCAGTTCCTGGATGCGCTCGACTACGCACACCGCATTGCGAAGGTCATTCACCGGGACCTTAAACCGGCGAACCTGATGATCGACCGTGAGGGCAACCTCCGCGTGACAGACTTCGGCATTGCCCGAAGCATTTCGGACGCGATGAACCGCGCCACACTGGGCATAGGGAACTCGACAGGCACGCTCGCCTACATGTCGCCCCAGCAGGCGGACGGCAAGAAGCCCCACGTCACGGATGATCTCTATGCCTTCGGCAGCACCCTGTATGAACTGCTGACCGGCAAGCCGCCCTTCTTCACAGGCAATATCATTTCCCAACTGCAGCACGATCCGGTGACGAGTCTCACCGAGCGACGCGAGGAGTTTGGCATCACCGACGGTGAGCCTATTCCCGTGGAATGGGAACAAACGATTCTCGCTTGCCTGGAGAAAACTCCGGAGAACCGCCCCGCGAGCGCTCTGGCAGTCCGGCAGCGCCTGGGCCTGGCTCCGGCCTGCCAGCCAGAAGTGCCGCCGCTTCCTGCTGTGCCTGGTGGCTCGGCCGCTGCAGGCGGATCGCCCACGAATTTCAGCCACTCGGCCGCCCACCTCCCCACGGGCCACGGCCCGACGCAGACGTATGTGCGCCCCGGCGCCGGCCTCACTGAGATGAGCCTGCCAAATCGGCCCATCGGCGCTGGACACATCAAGGTGGGTCCGGGTGTCACTCCGGTCCAGCCTCCCACTTCTTCTACCCAGCACCACACTACCACCCAACCTGCCAAGAAAGGCGGCGGTATCCTTGTAGCGGTGGGATTGGTGTTTCTATTTTTCGTCTTGGCTCTCGTCGGTGGCGGCTGGTGGGTATGGAACAAGACACCCTATTTGAAGAAGCTTCTCGGCAAGGAGGTCGCGGTGAGTCCCCTTTTGGACAATCCCACCCCCACTCCAACTCCGCCCGGTCCCGGACCGGCTCCAACTCCGACGCCACCACCCACGCCTCCCGGCCCTGGTCCTGCACCCACGCCTACTCCTACTCCCACTCCCCCCGGACCGGGACCCGCACCCACTCCGACGCCCACGCCTCCGAAGGTCACTTCCGTTCAGGCGATGATTGATGCCGCGAAGTCCGGCGACACCGTGACCGTTCCGGAGGGGATCTACGAGGAACAGCTCAAGTTCAAGGCCGGCATCACGCTGAAGGCAGCCGTGCCGGGCAAGGTGACCGTGCAGACGGACGGCAAGTCCGGCGCGGTCCTCATGGTGGAGAACTGCGGCAGCGGGTCCATCAGCGGCTTCGTATTCCAGCACACCGGCACAGAGATCACCGAGAAGGTGAACTGGCCGGTGGCCTTGGTGAAGGCGAGCACCATCGTGATGGATGGCTGCACCATTCAGGCTGGGTTGGGTGACGGCCTCCTGGTGACGGGCGCGGGCAAGTCGCAGTTCACCAAATGCATCATCCGGAACAACACCACCAACGGCGCCATCTTCGAAAGCGGCGCGTCCGGCTCCATGTCCGAAACAGAAGTGCGGAAGAATGGGGAAAGCGGTGTCGAGGTGCGTTTCCTCGGTACTGCGCCGGTGTTTTCCAGGTGCACATTCGCTGACAACGGCCTCGCCGGATTGATCGCCAAGGACGGCGGCAGCGCCACAGTGCAGGACCAGACCAAGGTCACCAAGAATGGCGACCCGGGCATTGCCGGCGTCGGCGAGGGCGTGACCATCAACGTCAACGGCACTGAATTGCAGGGGAACACGATCGGCATCGCCGTGATGGAGGGTGCCAAGGCAAAAATCCAGGAGTGCATCATCACGGAGAGCCAGCAGGCCGGCATTCAAGCCCAGGCTCCTGCCGCAGGTTCCGAATTCCTCAACAACACCGTGCAAAGCGGCAAGCTGGACGGGCTGCTGGCGACGGGCACCTCCGGTACTGCCATCACCATCACGGGGAACAAGATCAAGGGCAACGGCGGCCATGGCATCCTCATCTTCGGGGCCGGCTTCAAGCCCAAGGTCGAGCAGAACGAAATCTCCACCAACGCCGGGTACGGCATTCTCGCTGCTGAAGGTGTCTCTGGTTCAGTGACTGACAACACCGCTCGTGGCAACCACCTTGGCGGCGTGAAGAACGAGGGCGCTGGAGCAGATATCGTCATCCAGGGGAATCTGGCGGACGAATCCAAGTAG
- a CDS encoding SDR family NAD(P)-dependent oxidoreductase has protein sequence MDAPPSPQPETPKPVALVTGGEGDLGKAVAASLVTQGYDVHAPGRRDLDVSDSMMIAEWFSAHEKVELVVHSAGVLRDRRFPNMEEEDFDTVLEVNLKGAFQVSQAALKSMARRRSGHIIFIGSNSARWGNVGQANYAAAKAGIIGLTHSLAKEYGGRNIRVNCILPGLLETKMTAHLSEEIKQSVREAHALRRFNTCEAVARFVTFLDQQLPHTSGQVFQLDSRVNRWT, from the coding sequence ATGGATGCTCCACCTTCCCCACAGCCGGAAACTCCCAAGCCGGTGGCACTTGTCACTGGTGGGGAAGGGGACTTGGGAAAAGCGGTGGCAGCTTCCCTCGTCACCCAGGGGTACGACGTGCATGCGCCAGGCAGGCGAGATCTGGATGTCTCAGACTCCATGATGATTGCGGAGTGGTTCAGCGCCCATGAGAAAGTCGAACTGGTGGTGCACAGTGCCGGCGTGCTCCGGGATCGACGTTTCCCCAACATGGAAGAGGAGGACTTCGACACCGTGCTGGAGGTGAATCTCAAGGGTGCTTTTCAAGTCTCGCAGGCGGCGCTGAAATCCATGGCCCGCAGACGCAGTGGCCACATCATTTTCATCGGCTCCAACTCCGCGAGGTGGGGCAATGTAGGCCAGGCAAACTATGCCGCCGCCAAGGCTGGTATCATCGGCCTCACGCACTCACTGGCGAAGGAATATGGAGGCAGAAACATCCGTGTGAACTGCATCCTCCCCGGTCTGTTGGAAACGAAGATGACCGCGCACCTGTCCGAGGAAATCAAACAGAGCGTGCGCGAGGCTCATGCCCTGCGGCGCTTCAATACTTGTGAAGCCGTCGCTCGCTTCGTGACCTTTCTCGATCAGCAACTGCCCCACACTTCTGGGCAGGTCTTCCAGCTCGACAGCCGTGTGAATCGGTGGACGTAG